The Akkermansia sp. N21116 genome includes a region encoding these proteins:
- a CDS encoding ABC transporter substrate-binding protein produces the protein MKNGIIALLFLLVVFLLLYVLGAFNYGSITDHDYNGAFLSTREEAVSKSPVWKVGIALDLRDGMGRETVRGIQFARDYLNSRGGILGKHIELEIHGEATSPQQNKLLTQEFCERPDIALLIGGLNTEEIPTLRSITQFQGLPFVSPVASLPDSLPELKPDMTFSYFPPLSILTNKLATELARRGKKRLLVVSPGDDSYGSIFGTKLERRLHEDKSFVEIYRVNFKNPARFADLYQSLKLFTENRTIDAIIFTDDEPCLKVLGEVIKALNISIEVWGNDYLDITHSENSLKAFPCPIFYTAFGNCRFVNKDFIKAWQEKFGSPPSLWNQLGAQCLLGFAEAVERESKYKPGKIIDIMRELHERKLALGKVPTEVNIRQMPRVKQ, from the coding sequence ATGAAAAACGGAATTATCGCCCTTCTTTTCCTCTTGGTCGTTTTCCTGCTGTTATACGTACTGGGAGCCTTCAATTACGGTTCCATAACCGATCACGATTATAACGGGGCATTTCTCAGTACTCGGGAGGAGGCTGTGTCAAAATCTCCAGTCTGGAAAGTAGGTATCGCCTTGGATTTGAGGGATGGCATGGGCCGAGAAACGGTACGGGGCATACAATTCGCCCGTGATTATTTAAACTCACGAGGAGGAATTCTCGGCAAGCATATCGAATTGGAGATCCATGGCGAAGCCACCTCTCCACAACAGAACAAATTACTAACCCAGGAGTTTTGCGAACGTCCGGATATCGCCCTGCTCATTGGCGGGCTGAATACGGAAGAAATCCCAACGCTGAGAAGCATCACCCAGTTCCAAGGGTTGCCGTTCGTCTCTCCCGTCGCCTCCCTGCCGGACTCCCTGCCGGAACTGAAACCCGACATGACGTTTTCCTACTTCCCTCCTCTGTCCATCCTGACAAACAAACTGGCAACCGAATTGGCCCGGAGAGGGAAAAAAAGGCTTCTGGTTGTTTCCCCCGGGGACGATTCCTATGGAAGCATTTTCGGAACCAAGCTGGAACGCAGGCTCCACGAAGATAAATCATTCGTGGAAATCTATCGCGTCAATTTCAAAAATCCCGCCCGTTTTGCAGATTTGTACCAGTCTCTCAAGCTGTTTACTGAAAACCGTACGATCGACGCGATCATTTTCACTGACGACGAACCTTGCCTCAAAGTCCTGGGAGAAGTCATCAAAGCCTTAAACATTTCCATCGAAGTATGGGGAAACGATTATCTGGATATCACGCACAGCGAAAATTCGCTCAAGGCTTTTCCTTGTCCGATCTTCTATACGGCCTTTGGCAACTGTCGCTTCGTCAACAAAGATTTCATCAAAGCCTGGCAAGAAAAATTCGGTTCTCCTCCCTCCCTTTGGAACCAACTGGGAGCGCAGTGTCTGCTCGGTTTCGCTGAAGCCGTCGAACGGGAAAGCAAATATAAACCCGGAAAAATCATCGACATCATGCGTGAATTACACGAAAGGAAACTGGCCTTGGGTAAAGTCCCGACCGAAGTCAACATCCGACAAATGCCAAGGGTAAAACAATAG
- a CDS encoding NHLP bacteriocin export ABC transporter permease/ATPase subunit — protein sequence MKKEFAGKTVMPQGTLQEMASNRIYELKIHGGRPLVVTAGEINLFLIESDSDGNECGRTFLASLSSGDWCFPLPPGEWQGRTGRVVAIAATHAAWMEYPATILENHSSLAEEISDCIDTWICRLIERLCSGEPARSTGLTPLGTEMEVTDGTAIGSARTVRWINLTKGDLVPMGDSGYAPVHDGMAIATVDPLWFDARGTACLETTTTEELLTMGILPECLSVFHRLLTLWLIRKHAVSVWDRNRKECADNEFAEQRMYSQLHSLAELIGVSQPIAAFKDDPIHASFARIAQECNLPFEFDVNEDESDNLYERIAQLTSRNRWRMRRVLLPSDFYRTDAGVFIGFRKENASIVVLILRGKGHSLLFDPETGQERPLTREDTASLDRTALKFYDLLPEHKLTWKDLGRFMFKGAKGMFVSLLTVGVISSLIGLVMPVAMEYVTGSIIPSANTPELWQIMILLVCLTAASVLFGLVPQLIMLSFGTSRFERFQAAMCDRLLRLPVNFFRQFDAGDLTNRILAATRIQETLFGVVSNQFLGALFSLGSLIMLFYYSPRLACVAVVVEVMFAGLLLLLYQRNLKPLSASLAAEGRLSGLLIQLIEGMAKIRSSNAEKRVISRYLEDFSTATRADFQSNVNGSFVNMASIVFPGLVSVLFFLLIGKFWKGSLSLPEYMAFMSAYAGFQQGLISIVNDIWTLQSIRPELKRLQPVLEEIPEVCPGMHVPGRLDGKVELIHITFRYQPDGPTILNNVSISAEPGEFIAIVGASGSGKSTLVRLLLGFEKPESGGVYYSNQELSNMDVRAVRRQLGVILQNSKVLPDSILANIIKGTDYTAEDAMDALELAAMKEDIQNMPMGIHTLVSDTLISGGQQQRILIARALVGNPAVVIMDESTSALDNATQEIVRKNMEQLRFTRIVIAHRLSTIINADRIYVLDKGRICQVGTYNELINREGVFRQLASRQML from the coding sequence ATGAAGAAAGAATTTGCAGGAAAAACCGTCATGCCACAGGGGACATTGCAGGAAATGGCCTCCAACCGGATTTACGAATTGAAGATCCACGGAGGAAGACCCTTGGTCGTTACTGCCGGAGAAATCAATCTGTTCCTGATAGAGTCCGATTCCGATGGCAACGAATGCGGGCGTACCTTTCTCGCCTCCCTTTCTTCCGGTGACTGGTGCTTTCCCCTCCCTCCGGGAGAATGGCAAGGAAGAACGGGGCGTGTCGTGGCAATAGCGGCCACCCATGCCGCATGGATGGAGTATCCCGCCACTATTCTAGAAAACCATTCTTCACTGGCAGAGGAAATAAGTGACTGTATCGATACCTGGATTTGCCGTCTGATCGAACGCCTCTGTTCCGGAGAACCAGCCCGTTCGACAGGATTAACCCCGCTCGGTACGGAAATGGAAGTTACGGATGGGACGGCAATCGGTTCGGCCAGAACAGTCCGCTGGATTAATCTGACAAAGGGAGACTTGGTGCCCATGGGTGACTCCGGCTATGCGCCGGTTCATGACGGCATGGCAATAGCAACAGTGGATCCCCTTTGGTTTGACGCCCGGGGAACGGCTTGTCTGGAAACAACAACCACGGAGGAATTGCTCACGATGGGAATTCTCCCCGAATGTCTTTCCGTTTTCCACCGACTTCTGACGCTCTGGTTAATCAGGAAACATGCGGTTTCCGTTTGGGACAGAAACCGCAAAGAATGTGCGGACAATGAATTTGCCGAACAGAGAATGTACTCCCAGCTCCACTCTCTGGCGGAGTTGATCGGAGTCTCCCAGCCGATTGCCGCCTTTAAGGACGACCCCATCCATGCCTCATTTGCCAGAATAGCGCAAGAGTGCAACCTGCCTTTTGAGTTCGATGTGAATGAAGACGAGAGCGACAATCTCTACGAACGCATCGCCCAGCTAACTTCCCGGAACCGCTGGCGCATGCGCCGAGTCTTGCTGCCTTCCGATTTCTACCGGACCGATGCAGGAGTATTCATCGGATTCCGCAAGGAAAATGCCTCCATCGTCGTCCTGATTCTCCGAGGGAAGGGGCATTCCCTCCTCTTTGATCCCGAAACGGGGCAAGAACGTCCCCTCACCCGTGAAGATACCGCCTCTCTCGACCGGACCGCCTTGAAATTCTATGATCTTCTGCCGGAGCACAAACTGACATGGAAAGATTTGGGGCGTTTCATGTTCAAAGGGGCCAAGGGAATGTTCGTTTCCCTCCTGACCGTAGGAGTCATTTCAAGCTTGATTGGCCTGGTCATGCCGGTTGCTATGGAATACGTCACGGGCAGTATCATACCATCGGCCAACACTCCGGAATTGTGGCAAATCATGATCCTGCTGGTTTGCCTGACAGCAGCCTCAGTCCTGTTCGGCCTCGTTCCTCAGCTCATCATGCTTTCGTTCGGGACCAGCCGTTTCGAACGCTTCCAGGCCGCCATGTGCGATCGTCTGCTGCGCCTGCCCGTCAACTTCTTCCGCCAATTCGACGCCGGAGACCTGACAAACCGAATCCTGGCGGCCACCCGTATCCAGGAAACCCTCTTCGGAGTCGTATCCAATCAGTTCTTGGGAGCCCTGTTTTCACTGGGAAGCCTGATCATGTTGTTTTATTACAGCCCCCGGCTGGCTTGCGTCGCCGTAGTCGTGGAAGTCATGTTTGCCGGGCTGTTACTGCTACTCTATCAGCGCAATTTAAAACCTCTTTCCGCATCTCTGGCTGCCGAAGGCCGCTTGTCCGGTTTATTGATACAATTGATTGAAGGCATGGCGAAAATCCGTTCCTCCAACGCGGAAAAACGTGTTATTTCGCGCTACCTTGAAGATTTTTCGACCGCAACACGAGCCGATTTTCAGTCTAATGTCAACGGTTCTTTCGTCAACATGGCATCCATTGTCTTTCCCGGGCTTGTTTCCGTCCTGTTCTTCCTGTTGATAGGTAAATTCTGGAAAGGCAGCCTTTCACTACCCGAGTACATGGCATTTATGAGCGCCTACGCAGGCTTCCAACAGGGTTTGATCAGTATTGTAAATGATATATGGACACTTCAATCCATCCGCCCCGAATTGAAACGCCTTCAACCTGTCCTGGAGGAAATACCGGAAGTTTGCCCCGGCATGCATGTTCCCGGCCGTCTGGACGGCAAAGTCGAATTAATTCATATAACGTTCCGCTATCAACCGGATGGTCCTACTATTCTGAACAACGTTTCCATCTCCGCCGAACCGGGAGAATTCATTGCCATCGTAGGTGCGTCCGGATCCGGCAAAAGCACATTGGTACGCCTTCTTCTCGGATTTGAAAAACCGGAAAGCGGCGGAGTCTATTACAGCAATCAGGAATTATCGAACATGGATGTCAGGGCTGTGCGACGCCAGCTCGGAGTCATTCTACAAAACAGTAAAGTACTGCCTGACAGTATCCTCGCCAATATCATCAAAGGTACTGACTACACGGCGGAAGATGCCATGGACGCACTGGAACTTGCAGCCATGAAAGAGGATATTCAAAACATGCCCATGGGTATCCACACGCTCGTGAGCGATACGCTCATTTCCGGAGGTCAGCAACAACGCATTCTGATCGCACGGGCGCTAGTCGGTAATCCGGCCGTCGTCATCATGGATGAATCGACAAGCGCCCTTGATAATGCCACTCAGGAAATTGTCCGGAAAAACATGGAACAGCTCCGTTTCACGCGCATCGTCATCGCCCACCGCCTTTCCACCATCATCAATGCCGACCGCATTTACGTTCTGGACAAAGGTAGAATATGTCAGGTCGGTACATACAACGAGCTCATCAATCGGGAAGGTGTATTCCGCCAACTCGCTTCCCGTCAAATGTTATAA
- a CDS encoding NHLP family bacteriocin export ABC transporter peptidase/permease/ATPase subunit has protein sequence MNWIGKLLPCLSGHRVKVPMVFQMEATECGAACLGMVLRYYHCYEPLEKLRVACGVSRNGSFASLIIKAAATYGLKGRGFKVTLEGLDSLPLPAILFWDFNHFVIYAGRRGKHYYLNDPAMGLRKLSEDEFADHFTGVALTFEKTPDFKAFGRERGMLARLIPLLGQVKGNVWKMLWIGILLILPGVVLPVLTQVFVDDVMQTRPEWLVPLIILYMVLLIIQFLLTWLENLLMRRTEVKMAVNSTMNMLVHMFKLPMEFFQNRSAGDLQNRVALNRSVANSAFGTISGNAVKMFTATFFLVMMVQFSPFLSAIAVATAILNFLALSFVNKRLRISNQRLIMVESQLLNFTATGISMMENLRAGGREDEMFSQWGNYIADYADKRRRMQSASTFFSLLPNFLFGLNNVLILCFGAWLVMRGELSLGGMLAFQMLMVSFMTPVNALVGSGAQIQMLRGAIDRVDDVYKYDGEKRFKEEDGNTCELTAGAGMLEMRGISFGYNRYQAPLLEDFNLILKPGTRVALVGASGSGKSTVAKLAAGLITPWSGEILIDGQPLESYSSREFYHSLATVDQSIMLFSGSVRDNLTLFRKRVNQAELNQALRDAAIEGELLCRGTALDVPVNEMGSNFSGGQRQRLEIARALAKSTPILILDEATSALDPITEVMIDKAIRRRGCSCLIIAHRLSTIRDCDEIIMMQEGRILERGTHEQLMEAGNAYASLMRFESHTEEVLG, from the coding sequence ATGAACTGGATTGGAAAGCTGCTGCCATGTCTGTCCGGGCACCGTGTCAAGGTTCCCATGGTATTCCAGATGGAAGCGACCGAATGCGGTGCCGCATGCCTGGGAATGGTTCTGCGATACTACCATTGCTATGAACCTCTGGAAAAGCTACGCGTAGCCTGCGGCGTGTCCCGCAATGGCAGTTTTGCCTCTCTGATTATCAAAGCAGCTGCCACATATGGGCTGAAAGGAAGAGGGTTCAAGGTTACTCTGGAAGGGTTGGATTCCCTCCCTCTGCCAGCCATCCTATTCTGGGATTTCAATCATTTTGTCATCTATGCAGGCCGACGGGGAAAACATTACTACTTGAACGACCCTGCCATGGGACTCCGTAAACTGAGTGAAGACGAATTTGCGGATCACTTCACGGGAGTTGCCCTGACATTCGAGAAAACTCCCGACTTCAAGGCATTTGGTCGTGAGAGAGGAATGCTGGCCCGTCTCATCCCCCTGTTGGGCCAAGTTAAAGGCAATGTCTGGAAAATGCTCTGGATCGGCATCCTCTTGATCCTGCCCGGCGTCGTACTACCTGTTCTGACACAGGTCTTCGTCGACGACGTCATGCAAACGCGACCGGAGTGGCTCGTCCCGCTGATTATCCTGTACATGGTCCTGCTCATCATCCAGTTTTTGCTGACTTGGCTGGAAAATTTACTGATGCGGCGAACGGAAGTTAAAATGGCCGTCAATAGTACGATGAACATGCTGGTTCACATGTTCAAACTGCCCATGGAATTCTTCCAGAACCGTTCGGCGGGAGATTTGCAAAACCGGGTCGCTCTCAACAGAAGCGTTGCCAACTCGGCTTTCGGTACGATTTCCGGCAACGCTGTCAAAATGTTCACGGCCACGTTTTTCCTGGTCATGATGGTTCAGTTCAGTCCATTTCTATCGGCAATAGCCGTAGCGACGGCCATCCTGAATTTCCTGGCATTGTCATTTGTCAACAAACGCCTCCGCATATCCAACCAACGGCTCATCATGGTTGAAAGCCAATTGTTGAATTTTACGGCGACAGGCATTTCCATGATGGAAAACCTGCGGGCCGGAGGCCGTGAAGACGAGATGTTCTCCCAGTGGGGTAACTATATTGCCGATTATGCGGACAAAAGGCGAAGAATGCAAAGTGCCTCTACCTTCTTCTCTCTGCTGCCAAATTTCCTGTTCGGGTTGAACAACGTATTGATCCTCTGCTTCGGAGCCTGGCTTGTTATGAGGGGGGAATTATCCCTGGGCGGCATGCTTGCCTTCCAAATGCTGATGGTCTCTTTTATGACTCCCGTCAATGCCCTGGTCGGTTCCGGAGCCCAGATTCAAATGCTCCGCGGAGCAATCGACAGAGTGGATGACGTCTATAAATACGATGGAGAAAAACGTTTTAAGGAAGAAGACGGCAACACCTGCGAACTCACGGCCGGCGCCGGAATGCTGGAAATGCGAGGCATATCGTTCGGATACAACAGATACCAAGCACCTCTTCTGGAAGATTTCAACCTCATCCTCAAACCGGGTACACGGGTTGCACTCGTCGGAGCCTCCGGTTCCGGCAAAAGTACCGTCGCCAAACTGGCTGCCGGTTTGATCACCCCATGGTCAGGGGAAATCCTGATAGACGGACAACCGTTGGAGTCATATTCATCACGGGAATTTTACCATTCCCTGGCTACCGTCGATCAAAGCATCATGCTCTTCTCCGGTTCCGTCCGAGATAACCTGACTCTGTTCCGCAAACGCGTCAACCAGGCGGAACTAAACCAGGCCCTGCGCGATGCCGCCATCGAAGGAGAACTGCTTTGCCGAGGCACCGCACTTGACGTTCCCGTCAATGAAATGGGAAGCAATTTCTCCGGAGGCCAAAGACAAAGACTGGAAATTGCCCGGGCGTTGGCAAAATCAACCCCGATTCTCATCCTTGACGAAGCAACCAGCGCTTTGGATCCCATCACGGAGGTAATGATTGACAAAGCCATCCGCCGCCGGGGATGTTCCTGCCTCATTATTGCCCACCGGTTAAGTACCATCCGGGACTGCGACGAAATCATCATGATGCAGGAAGGACGCATTCTGGAAAGAGGAACGCACGAACAATTGATGGAAGCGGGAAATGCCTATGCCTCGCTCATGCGTTTTGAATCGCACACGGAGGAAGTACTGGGATGA
- a CDS encoding NHLP bacteriocin system secretion protein yields the protein MTVPRNIFSERALANMNKGEQTDYIADSRSGWTVFFLIALTIGVASIVYWGFFSTMVSTVEGMGIAMREDGLGVVRSKGKGVIDYLNIEIGSPIQRGQIVGQIYNPENFFNIKSIAMDYHQLTSYVDQFNNGYKRLTDEKLKLEDFRKERIGLILDKQKDSQTRATELADIYNVLRGRGSASKVDYYRQLEQMLQNESSITSMLIQSAEFGVTQKDAIWSFHRNKLDLERQIAVKGAELDLAEKIFQDCSWIRADENGRIIELLKNVGDPVVPGDMIALVGSEEQANIHVVAYVPMEKGKKVQPGMSVYFSPASMNAKDYGYIKGVVREVSPYAVSSDSILTELKNRDFTAMLAKSGAMVRVVVELLPSRKTPSGWLWTSRKGSPSLLEAGAVGTILINTSYRNPVSYIIPYLRQIIMGVGSSHSEQQEDR from the coding sequence ATGACTGTCCCACGCAACATCTTCTCGGAGCGAGCCCTTGCCAATATGAACAAAGGGGAACAAACGGATTATATAGCAGATTCGCGTTCCGGATGGACGGTTTTCTTCCTTATCGCCTTGACGATTGGAGTTGCCTCAATTGTCTATTGGGGATTTTTTAGTACGATGGTTTCTACGGTCGAAGGGATGGGCATCGCTATGCGTGAAGATGGCCTGGGGGTCGTCCGTTCCAAAGGCAAGGGAGTCATTGATTATCTGAATATCGAAATCGGTTCTCCGATCCAGCGAGGACAAATCGTAGGCCAAATCTACAACCCCGAAAATTTTTTCAACATCAAATCCATCGCGATGGATTACCACCAGTTGACTTCCTATGTGGATCAATTTAACAACGGTTATAAGAGACTGACAGACGAGAAATTAAAGTTGGAAGACTTCCGCAAGGAACGTATCGGCCTCATTCTCGACAAACAAAAGGACAGCCAGACCAGAGCCACGGAACTTGCCGACATCTACAATGTCCTCCGAGGCCGCGGTTCCGCCAGCAAAGTCGACTATTACAGGCAGTTGGAGCAAATGCTCCAAAATGAATCCAGCATCACGTCCATGCTGATCCAATCTGCCGAATTCGGAGTCACGCAGAAGGATGCCATCTGGTCCTTTCACCGGAACAAGCTGGATCTGGAAAGGCAAATCGCAGTCAAAGGAGCGGAATTGGATCTGGCCGAAAAAATCTTTCAAGACTGCAGCTGGATTCGTGCCGACGAAAATGGACGAATTATCGAACTGCTTAAGAATGTCGGCGATCCCGTCGTCCCGGGAGACATGATCGCACTAGTCGGTTCTGAAGAACAGGCCAATATACATGTCGTTGCCTATGTCCCCATGGAAAAAGGTAAAAAAGTACAACCCGGGATGAGCGTTTATTTTTCTCCTGCCTCCATGAACGCCAAGGATTACGGGTATATCAAAGGTGTCGTGCGCGAAGTAAGCCCATACGCCGTTAGCTCGGATTCCATCCTGACGGAATTGAAAAACCGGGACTTTACGGCTATGTTGGCCAAGTCGGGCGCCATGGTCCGCGTCGTCGTTGAACTATTACCCTCCCGGAAAACTCCAAGCGGATGGTTGTGGACGAGTCGCAAAGGATCTCCTTCCCTTCTTGAAGCCGGAGCAGTAGGTACGATTCTGATCAATACGTCCTACAGGAATCCTGTCTCCTATATAATTCCCTATCTCCGCCAAATAATTATGGGAGTAGGTTCCAGCCATTCCGAACAACAGGAAGACAGATAA
- a CDS encoding sigma-70 family RNA polymerase sigma factor — translation MITRESMEKYYEAYAQKVVNYLIASGLDYAAAADVTQSAFLKIWQKRETLSLENEDGFSGYVFTVARNELVDGYRKNSRIVFTDELPEPEHEEDGHDSGNFSRDEDYIRERISSAMNQLPDAIREAYSLFAVSECSVSEIARIMGCKESLVKVRLFRARQKLQALLADLKP, via the coding sequence ATGATTACCAGGGAATCCATGGAAAAGTACTACGAGGCATATGCGCAAAAGGTTGTTAATTACCTGATAGCAAGTGGACTAGATTACGCAGCAGCAGCAGATGTCACCCAATCCGCTTTCTTGAAGATCTGGCAAAAAAGAGAAACTCTTTCTTTGGAAAATGAAGATGGTTTCTCAGGTTATGTGTTTACGGTAGCTCGTAATGAACTTGTCGACGGTTATCGCAAAAACAGTCGGATCGTGTTTACCGATGAACTGCCCGAACCGGAACACGAAGAAGACGGTCACGATTCCGGCAATTTCTCCAGAGACGAAGATTACATCCGGGAACGCATCTCTTCCGCCATGAACCAGCTTCCCGATGCCATCCGGGAAGCTTATTCACTGTTCGCCGTCAGCGAATGCTCCGTTAGTGAAATTGCGCGAATTATGGGCTGTAAGGAAAGTCTGGTAAAAGTCCGCCTGTTCCGGGCACGACAGAAGCTTCAGGCACTATTGGCCGACTTGAAGCCGTAA
- a CDS encoding glycoside hydrolase N-terminal domain-containing protein, translated as MKINSIILPCLACLAQAVLGTPSDCILKDNVPASAWDHGYGVGNGRLGALSYMDQGQTVILLNEKSIFANSPIPDVPERASAFREVIKLCQEGKYDQATETYSQKVMDKWSFSGCFQPAGFVRIDFSKMGAPGKTNRKLDMRQGLVSEEYTTSTGGYTMQMLAAPTTDCIAILLQATGRDNLDISLSADRPETDSLKQEENDFVISGQASNGGTRFETRFRLIVPQGKREFRDGKIHVEQARQVLLLVSIATDYDMQNPTKPNHHNLVQENKKILDQAEKQGWSSMVRQTSQHFSTLLDRCIVDLGDSPRDVLELTTPERIKRFQLGEADPDLVELLFQFGRYCVISCSRPGTLPSTLQGIWNPDMTPPWESCFFLNINCQMNYWPVETTHLGEYHKPFTDFVIGLLPGGQHFAKELGYEGFCFAHNTDCRLGSNFRFFDPGAAGTLLNGAWATSHLLEHYRYGGDKKELAKALPMLRENVRFILSWLEEEPGTGKLITGPGNSPEMGFSYKDKDGNNKSGSISTGTTHDLLLAREVMKNYEEACRELNVPSNDPIRDKVRQTLPRLAMPTINPDGRLAEWRNGQEETDKGHRHLSHCYGLFPGNEFDVLNTPDYTEAVRKSLDYRCANGSGHTGWSSSWIISLYAALRDGEHAEKFIDKLMKEKINPNLFDMHPPFQIDGNFGFTAGIANCLLQSQIVKDGKRVISVAPALVPSWETGSAQGMCTRGGLIVNLSWTRNKIMADIRATRNGTFLIEYKGALKPLTLKSEEKSSIEFSR; from the coding sequence ATGAAAATCAATTCGATCATCCTGCCGTGTCTGGCCTGCCTGGCCCAGGCAGTTCTCGGCACTCCCTCCGACTGTATCCTGAAGGACAATGTACCGGCTTCCGCATGGGATCACGGATATGGCGTCGGGAACGGGCGTCTCGGAGCCCTTTCCTATATGGATCAAGGACAAACAGTCATCCTCCTGAACGAAAAATCCATCTTTGCCAACAGCCCCATCCCCGATGTACCGGAACGGGCATCAGCCTTCCGGGAAGTTATCAAATTGTGCCAGGAAGGAAAATACGACCAGGCTACGGAGACCTATTCCCAAAAGGTAATGGACAAATGGTCTTTCAGCGGATGCTTCCAACCCGCCGGATTTGTCCGAATCGACTTCTCGAAGATGGGGGCACCCGGGAAAACGAACCGCAAACTCGACATGCGACAGGGACTTGTCTCCGAAGAATACACGACGTCAACAGGAGGTTACACCATGCAAATGCTGGCGGCTCCGACAACGGATTGCATCGCTATTCTGCTGCAGGCAACCGGCCGGGACAATCTGGATATCAGTCTCTCCGCCGACAGGCCTGAAACCGATTCCCTGAAGCAGGAAGAAAACGATTTCGTCATCTCCGGCCAGGCTTCGAATGGAGGTACCCGATTTGAGACGAGGTTCCGCCTCATCGTCCCCCAGGGAAAACGGGAATTCCGCGACGGGAAAATCCATGTGGAACAAGCCAGGCAGGTTCTTCTTCTCGTCTCCATCGCAACGGATTACGACATGCAGAATCCGACAAAACCCAACCATCACAATCTGGTTCAAGAAAACAAAAAGATACTGGATCAGGCGGAAAAACAAGGGTGGTCGTCCATGGTACGGCAAACATCCCAACACTTTTCCACGTTGCTGGACCGTTGCATCGTCGATCTGGGGGATTCGCCCCGGGATGTTTTGGAACTGACAACTCCTGAAAGGATTAAAAGATTTCAACTTGGAGAGGCTGATCCCGACCTGGTTGAGCTTTTGTTCCAATTCGGCAGATATTGCGTCATTTCCTGTTCCCGCCCGGGAACCCTGCCCAGCACGCTGCAAGGAATCTGGAATCCGGATATGACTCCTCCCTGGGAAAGTTGCTTTTTCCTGAACATCAATTGTCAAATGAATTACTGGCCCGTTGAGACGACCCATTTGGGGGAATACCACAAACCTTTCACCGATTTCGTCATCGGCCTCCTGCCCGGAGGGCAACACTTCGCCAAAGAACTAGGATACGAAGGCTTCTGCTTCGCCCACAATACGGACTGCCGCCTGGGCTCCAATTTCCGTTTCTTCGATCCGGGAGCCGCCGGAACCTTGCTCAACGGAGCATGGGCCACATCCCATCTGCTGGAACATTACCGGTATGGCGGAGATAAAAAGGAACTGGCCAAAGCCCTGCCAATGCTACGGGAGAATGTCCGCTTCATCCTTTCATGGCTGGAGGAAGAACCCGGTACCGGCAAATTGATCACCGGCCCCGGTAATTCTCCTGAAATGGGATTCTCCTACAAAGACAAGGACGGAAACAATAAATCCGGCAGCATCAGCACCGGAACGACTCATGACCTTCTACTGGCCCGCGAAGTCATGAAAAACTACGAAGAAGCCTGTCGTGAACTGAATGTTCCCTCCAATGATCCGATCCGGGACAAAGTCCGGCAGACCCTCCCCCGTCTGGCCATGCCGACCATTAACCCCGATGGACGACTGGCCGAATGGAGAAACGGCCAAGAGGAAACCGACAAGGGGCACCGCCACCTGAGCCATTGTTACGGACTGTTCCCCGGCAATGAATTCGATGTTCTCAATACGCCGGATTATACAGAAGCCGTACGCAAGTCCCTTGATTATAGATGTGCCAACGGTAGCGGCCATACAGGCTGGAGCTCCTCCTGGATCATTTCCCTGTATGCCGCCCTGCGGGATGGAGAACATGCGGAAAAATTCATCGACAAACTCATGAAGGAGAAAATCAATCCCAACCTTTTCGACATGCATCCGCCCTTCCAAATCGACGGCAATTTCGGCTTCACGGCAGGAATTGCCAACTGCCTTCTGCAAAGCCAGATCGTCAAGGACGGCAAACGTGTCATTTCCGTCGCCCCGGCCTTGGTTCCCAGTTGGGAAACAGGTTCTGCCCAAGGAATGTGCACACGAGGAGGATTGATCGTCAATCTCTCTTGGACGAGAAACAAGATCATGGCCGACATCCGCGCCACACGGAATGGAACTTTCCTGATCGAATATAAAGGAGCCCTCAAACCCCTCACCTTGAAATCCGAAGAAAAATCGTCCATCGAATTCTCTCGATAA